Proteins from one Mesorhizobium sp. M9A.F.Ca.ET.002.03.1.2 genomic window:
- a CDS encoding Mur ligase family protein, which yields MRRLKVYKARRARSKSKATFIGITGSSGKSTVTELLGHILAGHGSVHTQVLANSIRALVNMLSKRVLTEIDYVVFEAGASGTDTVKPMADMLRPHVAVVTMVRLEHFTAFRTLENVAREKRTLVDALRPGGLAVLNADDPHVIGMASPTQHRVVTFGMSEQADYRVAGIHAAYPDRLTFSIHWRGGVIELRTPFPAEHFWLPTAAAVAAALELGVPQEKVAARVATLQPLANRCEVVATDGGPQFILDAKAPWHSINLAFDMMAKANVERKRIVLGQISDYAGSSRKYHYAYKTAREIADQVIYVGDNAHRSGAGQDDRDTGRFHELRTPREVSDHIKRTAVAGELILLKSSSNLHLERIALAWKHDVKCWVPVCGKREGCVMCGLFEVPFEEHRNHVRGRRRARRWRHFRRLLGGGSRYGSHLSRGSTSNDRIP from the coding sequence GTGCGACGTCTCAAGGTTTACAAGGCAAGACGCGCCCGATCGAAAAGCAAGGCGACCTTCATCGGCATAACCGGAAGTTCCGGCAAGTCGACGGTGACCGAACTGCTTGGGCACATTCTGGCCGGCCACGGCTCGGTGCATACCCAGGTCCTCGCCAATTCGATCAGGGCGCTGGTCAACATGTTGTCAAAGCGCGTTCTCACCGAGATCGACTACGTCGTCTTTGAAGCTGGAGCCAGTGGAACCGATACGGTCAAGCCGATGGCGGATATGCTGCGGCCGCACGTGGCTGTCGTCACCATGGTTCGACTCGAACATTTTACAGCTTTCAGGACATTGGAGAACGTCGCCCGGGAGAAGCGCACGTTGGTCGATGCGCTGCGGCCGGGCGGCCTCGCTGTCCTCAACGCGGATGACCCTCATGTCATCGGCATGGCCTCCCCCACCCAACATCGCGTCGTCACCTTTGGTATGTCGGAACAGGCCGACTATCGCGTGGCCGGCATACACGCCGCCTATCCCGACAGGCTGACGTTTTCGATCCACTGGCGCGGCGGCGTCATTGAGCTCAGAACGCCATTCCCGGCCGAACATTTCTGGCTGCCGACCGCCGCTGCCGTTGCTGCAGCACTTGAACTTGGCGTTCCCCAGGAAAAAGTGGCGGCCAGGGTGGCGACACTCCAGCCGCTGGCAAATCGATGTGAGGTCGTCGCCACCGACGGCGGCCCGCAATTCATCCTCGATGCCAAGGCGCCCTGGCATTCGATCAATCTTGCCTTCGACATGATGGCCAAGGCCAATGTCGAACGAAAGCGCATCGTTCTGGGGCAGATTTCAGACTACGCAGGCTCGAGCAGAAAATACCATTACGCCTACAAGACCGCGCGTGAAATCGCCGACCAGGTCATTTATGTCGGCGACAATGCGCACCGCTCGGGAGCCGGGCAAGACGATCGCGACACCGGCCGCTTTCATGAGTTGCGCACGCCAAGGGAGGTCTCCGACCATATCAAGCGGACGGCCGTGGCCGGCGAGCTGATCCTGCTCAAGAGCTCATCCAATCTTCATCTCGAACGGATCGCGCTGGCCTGGAAGCATGACGTCAAGTGCTGGGTTCCCGTCTGCGGCAAGCGGGAAGGGTGCGTCATGTGCGGTCTGTTCGAAGTCCCCTTCGAAGAGCATCGCAACCATGTCAGGGGACGCCGGCGTGCCAGACGATGGCGGCACTTTCGGCGCCTGCTTGGCGGCGGATCACGGTACGGAAGCCATCTGAGCCGCGGTTCGACGTCGAACGATCGCATCCCCTAA
- a CDS encoding SDR family oxidoreductase: MRLENKVAIITGAASGFGEGMAKRFAEEGARIVVADLNAKGAKRVANEIGRAAIWTQTDVSLRSEFDEMVHAARSAFGRIDIMVNNAGYTHRNGDMLEVDETTFDLITAVNMKAIYHAALAVVPVMDRQGGGVILTTASTAGIRPRPGLTWYNASKGWAITATKSMAVELAPKNIRVNCLCPVAGETGMLEKFMGADTPEIREKFRASIPLGRLSTPLDIANAALWLASDEAAFVTGVALEVDGGRCI; encoded by the coding sequence ATGCGCCTGGAAAACAAGGTCGCCATCATCACCGGGGCCGCCTCCGGTTTCGGCGAGGGCATGGCCAAACGCTTTGCCGAGGAGGGCGCGAGGATCGTTGTCGCCGACCTCAACGCCAAGGGCGCAAAACGCGTCGCCAATGAGATCGGCCGGGCGGCGATCTGGACCCAGACTGATGTCTCGTTGCGCTCCGAATTCGACGAAATGGTCCATGCCGCAAGGAGCGCCTTCGGCCGCATCGACATCATGGTCAACAATGCCGGCTACACCCATCGCAACGGCGATATGCTCGAGGTCGACGAGACGACCTTCGACCTGATCACCGCCGTCAACATGAAGGCGATCTACCACGCCGCGCTGGCAGTCGTGCCGGTCATGGACCGGCAAGGCGGCGGCGTCATCCTGACCACGGCTTCGACGGCCGGCATCAGGCCGCGGCCCGGCCTCACCTGGTACAACGCATCGAAGGGCTGGGCGATCACCGCGACCAAGTCGATGGCGGTGGAGCTCGCGCCGAAGAACATCCGCGTCAACTGCCTGTGTCCGGTCGCCGGCGAGACCGGCATGCTGGAAAAATTCATGGGCGCCGACACACCGGAAATCCGCGAGAAATTCCGCGCGTCTATCCCGCTTGGCCGGCTTTCGACGCCGCTCGACATAGCCAACGCGGCGCTCTGGCTCGCCTCGGACGAGGCGGCTTTCGTCACTGGCGTGGCGCTGGAGGTCGACGGCGGACGTTGCATCTGA
- a CDS encoding adenylate/guanylate cyclase domain-containing protein, translated as MEQRLAAILAADMAGYSRLMEADESGTLARLRTHRIELVDPAIAKNKGRIIKTTGDGMLVEFQSVTDAVKCAVEIQQRMKRRNSDVPQERRIEFRIGINLGDIIFDDEDIFGDGVNIASRIEQLADVGGICVTAAVATQIADRLEIAMEDLGEKTLKNISRPVRLYRIGFDSPVQPEVKAKRSISKPSIVVLPFNNMSGDPEQEFFADGLTEDIITELSRHHELFVISRNSSFVYKDRAVNVREVAEKLDVQYLVEGSVRKIGDRVRVTVQLIDTANDAHIWADKYDRKLDDIFAIQDEVTAAIAATLPGRVEAAQRDQLARAKPANMAAYECVLAAKVLHHRSTIADNERAQTLIDRAVALDPDYAHAHAWRACILGQAWVHNWCEDRDAVWNNIMAALDRALALDNNDADVHRILAAVNVNNNELTTARYHQERALALNPNYDLVVVQQGELLTWLGRPEEGIEWIRKAMQLNPHHPERFWSHLGKAHFAARQYGEAIEAFMHLSTMDSVQHAFAAACYGWLGDEIAAAAYLGKIRTLDPQFDLNSFIATLHYAQESDVQHVREGLLKAGIAHL; from the coding sequence ATGGAACAGAGACTAGCCGCAATTCTGGCTGCCGATATGGCGGGCTACAGTCGGCTAATGGAGGCCGACGAATCCGGCACGCTCGCGCGCCTTCGGACCCATCGCATAGAACTGGTCGATCCCGCCATCGCGAAGAACAAGGGCCGGATCATCAAGACCACCGGAGACGGCATGCTCGTTGAGTTCCAGAGCGTGACCGATGCCGTGAAATGCGCCGTGGAAATCCAGCAGCGCATGAAACGGCGCAATTCGGATGTGCCGCAAGAACGGCGTATCGAATTCAGGATCGGCATAAATCTCGGCGACATCATTTTTGACGATGAGGACATTTTCGGCGACGGCGTCAATATTGCCTCGCGCATCGAACAACTCGCCGACGTCGGCGGCATCTGCGTAACCGCAGCGGTGGCGACCCAAATTGCCGACCGTCTCGAAATTGCCATGGAGGACCTGGGCGAGAAGACATTAAAGAACATCAGCCGCCCGGTTCGCCTCTATCGCATTGGGTTTGACAGTCCTGTCCAGCCGGAAGTCAAGGCAAAGCGATCCATCTCGAAACCTTCGATAGTGGTGCTGCCATTCAACAACATGAGCGGCGACCCCGAGCAGGAATTTTTCGCGGACGGACTGACCGAGGACATCATCACCGAACTGTCCCGCCACCATGAGCTGTTCGTCATCTCGCGCAATTCCAGCTTCGTCTACAAGGACCGCGCCGTGAATGTGCGCGAGGTGGCAGAGAAACTCGACGTCCAATACCTGGTGGAGGGAAGCGTCCGCAAGATCGGCGACAGGGTGCGCGTGACGGTTCAGCTCATCGACACGGCGAATGACGCTCATATTTGGGCAGACAAATATGACCGGAAGCTGGACGACATATTCGCGATTCAGGATGAGGTGACCGCGGCGATCGCAGCCACGCTGCCCGGTCGTGTCGAGGCGGCTCAGCGGGACCAGCTCGCGCGGGCGAAACCTGCAAACATGGCCGCGTATGAATGTGTGCTTGCTGCCAAGGTGCTGCATCACCGAAGCACGATTGCGGATAATGAACGCGCGCAAACCTTGATAGACAGGGCCGTCGCGCTCGACCCCGATTATGCCCATGCCCATGCCTGGCGGGCCTGCATTCTTGGCCAGGCCTGGGTCCATAACTGGTGCGAAGACAGGGATGCCGTCTGGAACAACATCATGGCAGCGCTGGACAGGGCGCTGGCGCTGGACAACAACGATGCCGATGTCCACCGCATCCTCGCCGCAGTGAACGTGAACAACAATGAGCTGACCACAGCGCGCTACCATCAAGAGCGCGCCCTCGCCCTCAATCCCAATTACGACCTCGTGGTGGTGCAGCAAGGCGAGTTATTGACATGGCTGGGGAGGCCGGAAGAGGGAATTGAATGGATCCGCAAGGCAATGCAGTTGAACCCGCACCACCCGGAGAGGTTCTGGAGCCATCTGGGAAAGGCGCATTTCGCCGCGCGCCAGTATGGCGAGGCGATCGAAGCTTTCATGCATCTGTCAACCATGGACTCGGTTCAGCACGCTTTCGCCGCTGCCTGCTACGGCTGGCTCGGCGACGAAATCGCGGCCGCGGCGTATCTAGGCAAGATCAGAACGCTCGATCCCCAATTCGACCTCAATTCATTTATCGCCACCCTGCACTATGCCCAGGAGTCTGATGTGCAGCACGTCCGCGAAGGACTGCTGAAAGCCGGCATTGCCCACCTGTAG
- the zwf gene encoding glucose-6-phosphate dehydrogenase, producing the protein MTSQIIPVDPFDFIIFGGTGDLSERKLLPSLYHRQLDHQFSEPTRIIGTSRSKMTDKEFQAFARQAISDHVKPADIDAKELTTFLARLSYVSADATTGAGFDKLKQAIGDSECIRAFYLAVAPALFGDISHKLKEHRLITPNSRIVLEKPIGRDLASARALNDLVGDNFHESQIFRIDHYLGKETVQNLMALRFANALYEPLWNSANVDHVQITVAETVGLEDRVTYYDKAGALRDMVQNHILQLLCLVAMEAPSSMDADAVRDEKLKVLRALTRINGNGAPKQTVRGQYRAGASAGGPVKGYVEELGKDSNTETFVAIKAEIGNWRWSGVPFYLRTGKRLATRVSEIVIEFKPIPHSIFGDSAGPIFANQLVIRLQPNEGVKQFIMIKDPGPGGMRLRQIPLDMSFAQSFDGRAPDAYERLIMDVIRGNQTLFMRRDEVEAAWQWIDPIQDAWESARQEAQGYTAGTWGPSASIALIERDGRTWHESN; encoded by the coding sequence ATGACCAGCCAGATCATCCCCGTCGATCCTTTCGACTTCATCATTTTCGGCGGCACCGGCGATCTGTCGGAACGCAAGCTTTTGCCATCGCTCTATCATCGCCAGCTCGACCATCAGTTTTCCGAACCGACGCGCATCATCGGCACATCGCGCTCGAAGATGACCGACAAGGAATTCCAGGCTTTCGCCAGGCAAGCGATTTCCGACCATGTGAAACCGGCCGATATCGACGCCAAGGAACTGACGACGTTCCTTGCCCGCCTTTCCTACGTCTCGGCCGACGCGACCACCGGTGCGGGCTTCGACAAATTGAAGCAGGCGATCGGCGACAGCGAGTGCATCCGCGCCTTCTACCTAGCGGTGGCGCCGGCGCTGTTCGGCGACATCTCGCACAAGCTTAAGGAGCACAGGCTGATCACGCCGAATTCGCGCATCGTGCTGGAAAAGCCGATCGGGCGCGATCTCGCCTCGGCGCGCGCGCTCAACGATCTGGTCGGCGACAATTTCCATGAAAGCCAGATCTTCCGCATCGACCACTATCTCGGCAAGGAGACGGTGCAGAACCTGATGGCGCTGCGCTTTGCCAATGCGCTCTACGAGCCGCTGTGGAATTCCGCCAATGTCGACCATGTGCAGATCACCGTCGCCGAGACAGTCGGCTTGGAAGACCGCGTCACCTATTACGACAAGGCCGGCGCGCTGCGCGACATGGTGCAGAACCACATTCTGCAGCTTCTCTGCCTCGTCGCCATGGAGGCGCCGTCGTCGATGGATGCGGATGCCGTGCGCGACGAGAAGCTGAAGGTGCTGCGGGCGCTCACGCGCATCAACGGCAATGGCGCGCCGAAGCAGACCGTGCGCGGCCAGTACCGCGCGGGAGCCTCGGCGGGCGGGCCGGTGAAAGGCTATGTCGAAGAGCTCGGCAAGGACAGCAACACCGAGACCTTCGTCGCGATCAAGGCCGAGATCGGCAACTGGCGCTGGTCGGGCGTGCCGTTCTACCTGCGGACCGGCAAGCGGCTGGCAACCCGCGTTTCGGAAATCGTCATCGAATTCAAACCGATCCCACATTCGATCTTCGGCGACAGCGCCGGGCCGATCTTCGCCAACCAGCTGGTCATCAGGCTGCAGCCCAACGAAGGCGTCAAGCAGTTCATCATGATCAAGGATCCAGGGCCGGGCGGCATGCGGCTGCGCCAGATCCCGCTCGACATGAGCTTCGCGCAATCCTTCGACGGGCGAGCGCCCGATGCCTATGAGCGGCTGATCATGGACGTCATCCGTGGCAACCAGACCCTGTTCATGCGCCGCGACGAGGTCGAGGCGGCATGGCAATGGATCGACCCGATCCAGGACGCATGGGAAAGCGCGAGGCAAGAGGCGCAGGGCTACACGGCCGGCACATGGGGCCCCTCGGCCTCGATTGCGCTGATCGAACGCGACGGGCGGACATGGCACGAGAGCAATTGA
- the edd gene encoding phosphogluconate dehydratase: MTARRDIEAITERIRQRSRPRREAYLGRIAEASSRTANRAVLSCGNLAHGFAVCSPSEKLALGGDRVPNLGIITSYNDMLSAHQPFETFPALIKDAAREAGGIAQVAGGVPAMCDGVTQGQPGMELSLFSRDVIAMAAAIGLSHNMFDAAVYLGVCDKIVPGLVIAALTFGHLPAVFIPAGPMTTGLPNDEKAKVRQLYAEGKAGRAELLEAESKSYHGPGTCTFYGTANSNQMLMEIMGLHMPGASFVNPGTPLRDALTREATKRALAITALGNAYTPVGRMIDERSIVNGIVGLHATGGSTNHTIHLIAMAAAAGIAITWQDISDLSEAVPLLARVYPNGLADVNHFHAAGGLGFLIRELLDEGILHEDVQTVWGEGLRPYAVEAKLGADGGVVREASPRESGDEKVLAPFKKAFQPTGGLKMLSGNLGHAVIKTSAVKPERRIIEAPAKVFDSQQGLNEAFKAGTLTGDFIAVIRFQGPKANGMPELHRLTTVLGVLQDRGQHVALVTDGRMSGASGKVPAAIHVTPEAVEDGPIARIHDGDMIRLDAEAGTLHVLVPAGDFALRRAAEADLIGNEFGFGRELFAGFRQMVGRADHGASAFGNDVAEFALQ, translated from the coding sequence ATGACCGCGAGACGCGACATCGAAGCCATCACCGAGCGCATCCGCCAACGCTCCAGACCAAGGCGCGAGGCCTATCTCGGCCGCATCGCCGAGGCCTCCAGCCGCACCGCCAACCGGGCCGTGCTTTCCTGCGGCAATCTCGCCCATGGCTTCGCCGTCTGCAGCCCTTCGGAGAAACTGGCGCTCGGCGGCGACCGAGTGCCGAACCTCGGCATCATCACCTCCTATAACGACATGCTGTCGGCGCATCAGCCTTTCGAAACATTTCCAGCGTTGATCAAGGACGCGGCGCGCGAGGCCGGCGGCATTGCCCAGGTCGCCGGCGGCGTGCCTGCGATGTGCGACGGCGTCACGCAGGGCCAGCCCGGCATGGAGCTGTCGCTGTTCTCGCGCGACGTGATCGCCATGGCTGCGGCGATCGGCCTGTCGCACAACATGTTCGACGCGGCCGTCTATCTCGGCGTCTGCGACAAGATCGTGCCGGGACTGGTGATCGCCGCGCTGACCTTCGGCCATCTGCCGGCGGTGTTCATCCCGGCCGGGCCGATGACGACAGGCCTGCCCAACGACGAGAAGGCCAAGGTCCGCCAGCTCTACGCCGAAGGCAAGGCAGGAAGGGCCGAACTGCTCGAGGCCGAGTCCAAATCCTATCACGGCCCGGGGACCTGCACCTTCTACGGCACGGCGAACTCCAACCAGATGCTGATGGAGATCATGGGCCTGCACATGCCGGGCGCCTCCTTCGTCAACCCCGGCACGCCGCTGCGCGACGCGCTGACCAGGGAAGCGACGAAGCGGGCGCTGGCGATCACCGCGCTCGGCAACGCCTACACGCCGGTCGGCCGGATGATCGACGAGCGCTCGATCGTCAACGGCATCGTCGGCCTGCACGCCACCGGCGGATCGACCAATCACACCATCCATCTGATCGCCATGGCGGCAGCGGCCGGCATCGCCATTACCTGGCAGGATATTTCGGACCTTTCCGAAGCCGTGCCGCTGCTGGCGCGGGTCTATCCGAACGGCCTTGCCGACGTGAACCATTTCCATGCGGCTGGCGGGCTCGGCTTCCTGATCCGCGAACTGCTGGACGAGGGCATCCTGCACGAGGACGTCCAGACGGTATGGGGCGAGGGCTTGAGGCCTTATGCGGTCGAAGCCAAGCTCGGCGCCGATGGCGGTGTGGTGCGCGAGGCCTCTCCCCGCGAAAGCGGCGACGAGAAGGTTCTGGCGCCGTTCAAGAAGGCGTTCCAGCCGACAGGCGGGCTGAAAATGCTTTCCGGCAATCTCGGCCACGCCGTCATCAAGACTTCCGCCGTGAAACCGGAGCGGCGCATCATCGAGGCGCCGGCAAAGGTGTTCGACAGCCAGCAAGGGCTCAACGAGGCGTTCAAGGCGGGCACATTGACCGGCGATTTCATCGCCGTCATCCGCTTCCAGGGGCCGAAAGCCAACGGCATGCCGGAGCTGCACAGACTGACCACCGTGCTCGGCGTCCTGCAGGATCGCGGCCAGCATGTGGCGCTGGTCACCGACGGGCGCATGTCGGGCGCTTCCGGCAAGGTGCCGGCGGCGATCCATGTGACGCCGGAGGCGGTCGAGGACGGGCCGATCGCCAGGATTCATGACGGCGACATGATCAGGCTCGATGCCGAGGCCGGGACGCTGCATGTGCTGGTGCCGGCTGGCGACTTCGCGCTGCGCCGGGCAGCGGAAGCCGATCTCATCGGCAATGAATTCGGCTTCGGCCGGGAGCTTTTCGCCGGGTTCCGGCAAATGGTGGGCCGCGCCGATCATGGCGCCAGCGCCTTCGGGAACGACGTGGCGGAATTCGCGCTGCAGTGA
- the pgl gene encoding 6-phosphogluconolactonase has translation MAREQLNGAAYNWHAFAERQDLAAALAGHIAGRLTNAIAERGMGLLAVSGGTTPAKFFASLSSIPIAWNKVAVTLVDERCVPASSARSNAGLVAANFLQNAAAAARFVPLYQEGASIEDTAEADSRMLRSLPWPLDVAVLGMGTDGHTASFFPDADNLEELLDPSSEMVVLPVHATSAGEPRLTLALARIVEAGFVALHIEGEDKRKAFESAMGAGTRKPIRAVLDAAKRPVEVFWAP, from the coding sequence ATGGCACGAGAGCAATTGAACGGCGCCGCCTACAACTGGCACGCATTCGCCGAGCGCCAGGACCTGGCGGCAGCGCTTGCCGGCCACATCGCGGGCCGCCTGACCAATGCAATCGCCGAGCGCGGCATGGGGCTGCTCGCTGTTTCCGGCGGCACGACGCCGGCGAAATTTTTCGCATCGCTTTCGAGTATCCCGATCGCCTGGAACAAGGTCGCGGTGACATTGGTCGACGAGCGTTGCGTGCCGGCCTCCTCTGCGCGCTCCAACGCCGGGCTGGTCGCCGCCAATTTTTTGCAGAACGCGGCCGCAGCCGCACGTTTCGTGCCGCTCTACCAAGAGGGCGCAAGCATCGAGGATACGGCGGAGGCCGATAGCAGGATGTTGCGGTCGCTGCCCTGGCCACTCGATGTGGCCGTGCTTGGCATGGGAACCGATGGCCATACCGCATCGTTCTTTCCGGATGCCGACAATCTGGAAGAACTGCTCGATCCGTCCTCGGAAATGGTCGTGCTTCCGGTTCACGCGACAAGCGCCGGCGAGCCGCGCCTGACGCTGGCGCTGGCGCGGATCGTCGAAGCCGGCTTCGTCGCACTGCACATTGAGGGCGAAGACAAGCGCAAGGCCTTCGAGAGTGCGATGGGAGCTGGAACGCGCAAGCCCATTCGCGCCGTGCTCGACGCGGCGAAGAGGCCCGTAGAGGTTTTCTGGGCACCCTGA